In Augochlora pura isolate Apur16 chromosome 3, APUR_v2.2.1, whole genome shotgun sequence, the sequence CGATCTTCGTTCCGCGGAGGATGGCGATGGTCCATCGAACGGGTCTCACTGTCGgctaaatctaataaaattgttgttgtCGCGGTCTCGTTTTCGGAACCAGTGATACTGAACAGTGTTCCTATCGTTTACAGGCCGAATTACCAGAAGAACATGGTTGGACGAAGGTTTTTCGTCCATGGTaagttcaatttaataattttctattttaacttacttttctttttcttagtaattgttattatttcttaaaagatCAAATTTCCTGAGAAAGATTTTAGATTTCGAAAAGTTAAACTTTACAGTTGAAATTCTTTAGTTTTATGGTCATTTTCTGGTTCGCAATAGTCATTCTCTATAGAATTGTTGTAAGAAATTCTGCGATTtgatttatagttaatatttagataGTTTTAGATACACAgttttatctataatttatgttcgcagtttttagataattttatttatttggctttacaaaataataatatttatttggtaGATAAATCAGCTGTGCACACAGTGAAGGAATAGATTTATAATCAGACTTCGTGAGCGCTCGATTATGGATatgttaatattctttttcaaaCTAGCAATCGTCAGTGCTCCCGaattttacacaaattatttccctttttcttacaattttctgCTATttgttatcaaatattttaacagttttgcacaaataatttctccaCCGTTTTATCAACTTCGTGCAGAGTTACTTTCAAACGGTTTAATAATCACGgtgcaataattttgataaaataaataattttccagtCCTTCTGGTCGGAACCTTCGCGATACTAGTCTCACAAAACGTTACCAAAGCCGACGAAGTGCCAGCATTCTTCCTGAAAATTGCAAAGAACATACCTCGAGTGGGCCGAAGCGACGGCTACGACGATCTCTTTCTAAAATCCCGTAAGAATATCGCTAAACACGAAGGACACATCGCGTCACAGGTACATATAATcaatagagaaaataaaaaagtttttaaGAACATCGCCAAATTAACATTTACTTTTGCTAGCCTGAATCTTGGTCACCCTACGCCAACGAGGATCCTTTCTCTGGCCCCATAAAGAGACGCATGGACTACCCATCTGATCACggtaaaaaattcaatatcccAAATTCTttacattgtttaataatttacaaacatTCATTAGTGACATTACGAATATAAATCACAAAtacaaattgcaaatataaatgaaattgatgcGCTGCAACTTTGATGTGCAAGAAAACGAACATTCTtagtttatttagaaatattaaataattccattttaatttgcattaaaaatgaacGTCTTTTCGAGCTCAAGATATTCCGATGTTATTTCCAGATGCTCAGACCTGGCAAGATTTTCCACTGCGCATAGGAGGCTCGCTGAAGCTATGGCGAACTTTGGCAGGCTACAGCGAGGATGGTGACGAGTAAGATAacaatactaattaattatatacagatTATCTAAGCTGAATATTTCCTGTGATAATATTcgctaatataatataatattaatactatattatattataatattctctctctcagcTTTTTCAAACGTGCATGCAATGTCACAATCATACTATCAATGAATCCATTTACAACAAAGCCGAACACCTCAATCTCAAAACAGTGAATGAATTCAAGCAACACAAAAATGctagaaaatttaagaaatcctaaaaagagaaatacaaCTTCATAATCTCACTGTTTCTCAATTAGtgcaatataatttgtattctgCGCAAAGATCTCCAGTTCAGCAGTCTTCGATTCAAGAGTCGACGTTCCACGCACGTTTGAAACAGTTGTTCACGGTTCCAGTAAAATAACTTTGCTGCAACTCTTTTTTTCCGTAGCATCGACAATGAAATATGGAAGCGCAACAAGAGGACGGGGGACGAGGCGATGGATCCGCAAGGCAATTAACATAAAAAGAGCGTCGCGGAGCGGCCGCGAtgtcgaaaaagaaatatacttGTACTCTATTTCCGGTGTAAGGTGTTGGGAAAAATATCGAGAACAATAAACGTGTAAATAAGAAACGCGTGTTTCtctgtgtatgtgtgtgtgtatcgGTTACCCCTCCGTGTCCTCGCATTAAACACATGTCTCGCGATACAGGGTAATTCCTCTCTAATTTCGAGTAATGGAAACGTTCTTCTTGTTTCGGGTTCAAGCAGGTGTAGTGTCGCATATGTTTCggtaattttcttataatgcacctatgaattttgaaaaagaagCGAACTGCGGCGGAGGGCATCCTTGCGCGTCGAGACAGGAAACGGCGTGCCGGCCTCTCTCCTTACCCtcttctctcattctctctcttccgatTAAAAGCAATAAAACGAATGTCGACATCGcgttattaaatcgaaattaccAGCTTCCGAACGTGTAACATTATTATACGAATGTCTGACATAATTATCTGGCAATTAGCGCGAAT encodes:
- the Eth gene encoding ecdysis triggering hormone, coding for MVGRRFFVHVLLVGTFAILVSQNVTKADEVPAFFLKIAKNIPRVGRSDGYDDLFLKSRKNIAKHEGHIASQPESWSPYANEDPFSGPIKRRMDYPSDHDAQTWQDFPLRIGGSLKLWRTLAGYSEDGDDIDNEIWKRNKRTGDEAMDPQGN